A single region of the Brassica rapa cultivar Chiifu-401-42 chromosome A03, CAAS_Brap_v3.01, whole genome shotgun sequence genome encodes:
- the LOC103858519 gene encoding uncharacterized protein LOC103858519 isoform X3 translates to MGQDYSYTQPSSSDEYDLTSLLEAEAALYAEEAESSYNIGEPVQCPPQPFQYLCGGHTNAEEMRAFETQLSLLKDQVRASDQKLATLEKTLCDELCKKTSWVTILGVSLLLSLLLLIAVIILGGTASKDSRRLSNVETVFKVPQ, encoded by the exons ATGGGCCAAGACTATAGCTACACCCAGCCTTCCTCATCAGACGAGTATGACTTGACCTCACTGCTTGAAGCTGAAGCGGCTTTGTACGCCGAAGAAGCTGAGAGTAGCTACAACATTGGTGAGCCTGTTCAGTGCCCACCTCAGCCGTTTCAGTACTTATGTGGGGGACATACAAATGCGGAGGAGATGCGTGCCTTTGAGACACAACTTAGTCTTCTCAAGGATCAAGTTCGTGCGAGTGACCAGAAGCTGGCTACGCTCGAGAAGACCCTGTGTGATGAGTTATGCAAGAAGACATCATGGGTTACAATTCTTGGAGTATCTCTTCTGCTGAGCCTTTTACTTTTAATAGCGGTGATAATTCTTGGAG GAACAGCTTCGAAGGATAGTAGAAGACTATCTAACGTGGAGACTGTCTTTAAG GTTCCGCAGTAA
- the LOC103858519 gene encoding uncharacterized protein LOC103858519 isoform X2, protein MGQDYSYTQPSSSDEYDLTSLLEAEAALYAEEAESSYNIGEPVQCPPQPFQYLCGGHTNAEEMRAFETQLSLLKDQVRASDQKLATLEKTLCDELCKKTSWVTILGVSLLLSLLLLIAVIILGGTASKDSRRLSNVQKSGENDDDLMKAALDYYFKDQGHKFGMEHAWRELRHDQKWCSSCKDSGKDKRKHVVEVDIDEEEGRPVGVKAAKAASKKKKSGKEEELSRLQTIMEIKQKLSNQKLLDRLLAKKVPLTEMETSLKLKLMSEML, encoded by the exons ATGGGCCAAGACTATAGCTACACCCAGCCTTCCTCATCAGACGAGTATGACTTGACCTCACTGCTTGAAGCTGAAGCGGCTTTGTACGCCGAAGAAGCTGAGAGTAGCTACAACATTGGTGAGCCTGTTCAGTGCCCACCTCAGCCGTTTCAGTACTTATGTGGGGGACATACAAATGCGGAGGAGATGCGTGCCTTTGAGACACAACTTAGTCTTCTCAAGGATCAAGTTCGTGCGAGTGACCAGAAGCTGGCTACGCTCGAGAAGACCCTGTGTGATGAGTTATGCAAGAAGACATCATGGGTTACAATTCTTGGAGTATCTCTTCTGCTGAGCCTTTTACTTTTAATAGCGGTGATAATTCTTGGAG GAACAGCTTCGAAGGATAGTAGAAGACTATCTAACGTG CAGAAAAGCGGTGAAAACGATGATGATCTGATGAAAGCCGCACTAGACTACTACTTCAAGGATCAAGGCCACAAGTTTGGCATGGAACACGCCTGGAGGGAGCTGAGGCATGACCAGAAATGGTGCTCATCATGTAAAGACAGTGGGAAGGATAAGCGCAAACATGTCGTGGAGGTTGATATAGATGAGGAAGAGGGCAGACCGGTCGGGGTCAAGGCAGCGAAAGCTGcttctaagaagaagaagagtgggaAAGAAGAGGAGTTGTCGCGTTTACAAACCATCATGGAGATTAAACAGAAACTCTCTAACCAGAAACTTCTTGATCGTTTATTAGCTAAAAAAGTGCCATTAACTGAGATGGAAACATCACTTAAGCTGAAGTTAATGTCTGAAATGTTATGA
- the LOC103858520 gene encoding transcription repressor MYB6, which produces MGRSPCCEKAHTNKGAWTKEEDQRLIDYIRIHGEGSWRSLPKSAGLLRCGKSCRLRWINYLRPDLKRGNFSDEEDKVIIKLHSLLGNKWSLIAGRLPGRTDNEIKNYWNTHIKRKLLSHGIDPQTHRPIKDSIAVENSFTVRPKTENSSGNVASTSGTTTDEDIRQNGDCYYNDNSGEKEVNLDLTLGSGSTSLVRSGGRSGNGSSADSKPWWDPVMAARLSLL; this is translated from the exons ATGGGAAGATCTCCTTGTTGCGAGAAAGCCCACACAAACAAAGGAGCTTGGACCAAAGAAGAAGACCAACGTCTCATCGACTACATCCGTATTCACGGCGAAGGTAGCTGGCGTTCACTTCCCAAATCCGCAG GATTGTTACGGTGTGGTAAAAGTTGTAGATTGAGATGGATTAATTACCTTCGTCCTGATCTCAAACGTGGCAATTTTTCTGATGAAGAAGACAAAGTTATCATCAAACTCCATAGCTTACTCGGCAACAA atggTCATTGATCGCGGGAAGATTACCAGGAAGAACAGACAATGAGATTAAAAATTATTGGAATACTCATATTAAGAGGAAGCTTCTTAGCCATGGAATCGACCCACAAACTCATCGTCCGATCAAAGATTCCATCGCCGTTGAAAACTCTTTTACCGTCAGGCCGAAGACGGAAAATTCCTCCGGTAACGTAGCATCCACAAGCGGCACAACGACTGATGAGGATATCCGACAGAACGGTGATTGTTATTACAATGATAATTCAGGAGAGAAAGAGGTTAATCTGGACTTAACTCTTGGGTCCGGATCAACTTCTTTAGTCAGGTCGGGTGGGAGAAGTGGAAACGGATCATCAGCAGATTCAAAGCCGTGGTGGGATCCAGTGATGGCGGCGCGTTTGTCActgttgtga
- the LOC103858522 gene encoding uncharacterized protein Mb2253c-like, whose product MARRDSPPNFAQDSCTIEFDGASRGNPGRAGAGAVLRAPDNTVLFRSREGLGSATNNVAEYRALNLGLETALNNGFRNVRVQGDSQLVCKQVQGEWRTHHPKMAELCGQAQQLMSQFDSCDIQHVPREFNSEADAQASRATNLAEGETQEDFAGRGYGRRGY is encoded by the exons ATGGCTCGTCGTGACTCTCCTCCCAACTTTGCTCAA GACTCATGTACCATCGAGTTTGACGGTGCTTCCAGAGGAAACCCAGGAAGAGCTGGTGCAGGAGCCGTTCTCCGTGCTCCAGATAACACTGTGCTCTTCCGTTCTCGCGAGGGTTTAGGCTCTGCTACAAACAACGTTGCTGAGTATCGAGCTCTCAATCTTGGCCTCGAGACGGCTCTTAACAACGGCTTTAGAAATGTGCGCGTCCAGGGTGATTCACAGCTTGTCTGTAAGCAG GTTCAAGGTGAATGGAGAACCCACCACCCGAAAATGGCTGAGCTTTGTGGACAAGCACAGCAGCTTATGAGTCAGTTTGACTCATGTGATATTCAACACGTTCCCAGG GAATTCAATTCAGAGGCTGATGCTCAAGCTAGCCGTGCGACCAATCTGGCAG AGGGTGAAACGCAAGAAGATTTTGCAGGCCGCGGCTATGGAAGAAGGGGATACTAA
- the LOC103858523 gene encoding alkaline/neutral invertase CINV2, with product MECPKEPLESQCSLSEMDDFDLTRALDKPRLKIERKRSFDERSMSELSTGYSRHDLDMAHSPGSRSFVDTPLSYVRNSFEPHPMVAEAWEALRRSMVFFRGQPVGTIAAYDHASEEVLNYDQVFVRDFVPSALAFLMNGEPDIVKNFLLKTLQLQGWEKRVDRFKLGEGVMPASFKVLHDPVRKTDTIVADFGESAIGRVAPVDSGFWWIILLRAYTKSTGDLTLSETPECQRGIRLILSLCLSEGFDTFPTLLCADGCSMVDRRMGVYGYPIEIQALFFMALRSALSMLKHDEEGREFIEKIVKRLHALSFHMRNYFWLDFQQLNDIYRYKTEEYSHTAVNKFNVMPDSIPDWVFDFMPLRGGYFVGNVSPARMDFRWFSLGNCVAILSSLATPDQSMAIMDLLEHRWEELVGEMPLKICYPCIESHEWRIVTGCDPKNTRWSYHNGGSWPVLLWMLTAACIKTGRPQIARRAIDLIESRLHRDCWPEYYDGKLGRYVGKQARKYQTWSIAGYLVAKMMLEDPSHIGMISLEEDKQMKPVLKRSASWTC from the exons ATGGAATGTCCTAAAGAACCATTGGAATCACAGTGTTCTTTATCCGAGATGGATGATTTCGATCTGACTCGAGCGTTGGACAAGCCGAGGCTCAAGATCGAAAGGAAGAGATCGTTCGATGAGAGGTCGATGAGCGAGTTATCGACTGGCTACTCAAGACATGATCTAGACATGGCTCATTCCCCTGGAAGCAGGTCGTTTGTGGACACACCTCTCTCTTATGTTAGGAACTCGTTCGAGCCCCATCCAATGGTTGCAGAGGCCTGGGAAGCTCTGAGAAGGTCGATGGTTTTCTTCCGTGGTCAACCCGTTGGTACCATTGCAGCTTATGACCATGCCTCTGAGGAGGTCTTGAACTATGACCAG GTGTTTGTACGAGACTTTGTGCCAAGTGCACTGGCGTTTCTGATGAACGGAGAGCCAGATATAGTGAAAAACTTCTTGCTCAAGACACTTCAGCTTCAAGGTTGGGAGAAACGGGTCGACCGGTTCAAGCTTGGGGAAGGAGTTATGCCGGCGAGCTTCAAGGTGCTTCATGATCCTGTCCGTAAAACCGATACAATCGTTGCAGATTTTGGAGAAAGCGCTATAGGAAGAGTGGCACCGGTTGATTCAGGGTTTTGGTGGATCATACTTCTCCGTGCCTACACAAAATCTACTGGAGATTTGACTCTGTCTGAAACACCAGAGTGTCAGAGGGGAATAAGGCTTATACTCTCACTCTGCTTGTCTGAAGGGTTCGATACTTTCCCCACGCTGCTTTGTGCTGACGGTTGTTCCATGGTTGATAGGAGAATG GGTGTTTATGGATACCCCATTGAGATACAAGCTCTGTTTTTCATGGCGCTGAGAAGTGCCTTATCGATGCTGAAACATGACGAGGAAGGTAGAGAGTTCATAGAGAAGATTGTGAAGAGACTTCACGCCTTGAGCTTCCACATGCGTAATTACTTCTGGCTCGACTTTCAGCAACTCAACGATATCTACAG GTACAAGACGGAGGAGTACTCACACACGGCGGTGAACAAGTTTAACGTGATGCCGGACTCGATACCGGACTGGGTTTTCGACTTCATGCCTCTCCGTGGAGGGTACTTTGTTGGGAATGTAAGCCCGGCTCGTATGGACTTCAGGTGGTTTTCATTGGGCAACTGTGTCGCCATCCTCTCTTCTCTGGCGACTCCGGATCAGTCGATGGCCATTATGGACCTCCTCGAGCACCGTTGGGAGGAGCTGGTTGGTGAGATGCCGCTCAAGATATGTTACCCTTGCATCGAGAGCCATGAGTGGCGGATCGTTACCGGTTGTGATCCTAAGAACACTCGATGGAGCTACCACAATGGCGGATCTTGGCCAG TTTTGCTGTGGATGCTGACAGCTGCGTGCATCAAGACCGGTCGGCCTCAAATAGCGAGGCGAGCCATCGACCTGATTGAGTCACGGCTTCACAGAGACTGCTGGCCAGAGTACTACGACGGTAAGCTAGGAAGGTACGTTGGGAAACAAGCAAGAAAATACCAGACTTGGTCAATCGCAGGTTACTTGGTTGCTAAGATGATGCTTGAAGATCCTTCACATATTGGAATGATCTCTCTTGAAGAAGACAAACAGATGAAACCTGTTCTCAAGAGATCTGCTTCGTGGACTTGCTGa
- the LOC103858524 gene encoding auxin-induced protein 15A, translated as MPNKVADMHFHREEEEDAGAIRRSSSRTPRGHFVVYVGTKLERFVVPTRFLKSPSFQNLLEKAAEEFGYAEAHPNKIVLPCDVSTFRSLVMFLTSHDK; from the coding sequence aTGCCTAACAAGGTCGCTGACATGCATTTCcaccgagaagaagaagaagatgctgGAGCGATCAGGAGATCATCCTCAAGAACACCGAGAGGGCATTTCGTGGTTTACGTTGGTACGAAGTTGGAAAGATTTGTGGTCCCCACAAGGTTTCTGAAGAGCCCTTCGTTTCAGAATCTTCTAGAAAAGGCGGCCGAGGAGTTCGGTTACGCGGAGGCTCACCCTAATAAGATTGTCTTGCCCTGTGATGTCTCTACTTTCCGAAGTCTCGTCATGTTCCTGACTTCTCATGACAAGTAA